Proteins encoded within one genomic window of Pseudomonadales bacterium:
- a CDS encoding DUF3365 domain-containing protein: MKKLLSVTTMAALAVGLSACKDEVVMKGIEPKLYTDSLFAVMNADRANYTKLVVQRLGPNGSGAVKPDEHWEDIDNGTLLPAQMFRAGAERVAETTDDFTYSLQSLWPINKQNAPKTPMEKEGLQFIADNPGQNFYGEEALGDVTYFTAVYPDVAVSPACTTCHNDHKDSPKTDFQIGEVMGGVVIRVPL; encoded by the coding sequence ATGAAAAAACTACTATCGGTAACCACAATGGCAGCCTTGGCTGTCGGCTTAAGTGCATGTAAAGATGAGGTTGTAATGAAGGGTATAGAGCCTAAGTTATATACCGACTCGTTGTTTGCAGTGATGAATGCGGATCGCGCTAATTATACCAAGCTGGTTGTGCAGCGCTTGGGTCCGAATGGCTCGGGTGCGGTTAAGCCTGATGAACATTGGGAAGATATTGATAATGGCACTTTACTGCCGGCGCAGATGTTTAGGGCTGGCGCTGAGAGAGTTGCAGAAACTACGGATGACTTTACCTACTCGCTGCAGTCGCTTTGGCCAATAAATAAGCAAAATGCGCCGAAAACACCGATGGAAAAAGAAGGTCTGCAATTTATTGCAGATAACCCTGGGCAAAATTTTTACGGTGAAGAAGCGTTGGGCGACGTGACCTACTTTACTGCAGTGTATCCTGATGTGGCTGTGTCGCCAGCCTGCACCACATGCCATAACGACCATAAAGACTCGCCGAAAACTGATTTTCAGATTGGTGAAGTCATGGGTGGCGTTGTTATTCGCGTGCCGCTTTAA
- a CDS encoding cytochrome c3 family protein: MKKIWILWGLICLALAGYFVNQMFIQAHKTDFLIGEASYGHYQIEMACTACHTEPFGGEEILQNACVACHQTELDAAHDSHPKKKFTDPRNADRLEVVDARYCVSCHTEHQHEQTRAMGVSLPDDYCYHCHQDIAEERESHQDLAFDSCADAGCHNYHDNRALYENFLLQHAQEPWLKVLDEVVLSSSMPSYYHHSKNADFSDVSAQQPVNLDSEAKIAVAAVFAEDIHAEAGLSCASCHLQDADEWLAKPASSQCATCHSQETEGFLASKHGMRLAQDLPAMNTDMSRSMAFHTAAQQECSACHAPHQYQQMSATESCLSCHDDEHSKSFIASPHAKQSDIEFSCATCHMPHKQIMIDGQAFSMVEHNQNANLRPNEKMIREVCLDCHGLGFSIDALADQLLINNNFNGQPSKHVPSIDWALERDSR; the protein is encoded by the coding sequence GTGAAAAAAATATGGATACTTTGGGGGCTGATATGCCTGGCTTTAGCAGGCTACTTTGTTAATCAGATGTTTATTCAAGCGCATAAAACAGATTTTCTCATCGGCGAAGCCAGTTATGGCCACTATCAAATTGAGATGGCTTGTACGGCATGTCATACCGAGCCTTTTGGCGGTGAGGAAATACTGCAAAATGCATGCGTTGCGTGTCATCAAACAGAGTTAGATGCGGCACACGATTCGCATCCGAAAAAAAAGTTTACCGATCCGCGTAACGCCGACCGTCTAGAGGTCGTGGATGCGCGCTATTGTGTGAGTTGTCATACCGAGCATCAGCATGAGCAGACAAGAGCGATGGGCGTAAGTTTGCCAGATGACTATTGCTATCACTGCCATCAGGATATTGCTGAAGAGCGTGAGAGCCATCAAGATTTAGCGTTTGATAGTTGTGCTGATGCAGGCTGCCATAACTATCACGATAATCGAGCTTTATACGAAAATTTCTTATTGCAACATGCGCAAGAGCCATGGCTTAAGGTGTTAGATGAAGTAGTGCTCTCGTCTAGCATGCCCAGTTATTATCATCACTCTAAAAATGCAGATTTTTCTGATGTTAGTGCGCAGCAGCCAGTAAATTTAGATTCTGAGGCAAAAATTGCTGTGGCGGCAGTGTTTGCTGAAGATATTCATGCAGAAGCTGGCTTGTCATGTGCAAGCTGTCATTTACAAGATGCAGATGAGTGGTTAGCGAAGCCGGCATCGAGTCAGTGTGCTACCTGTCACAGTCAAGAAACGGAAGGGTTTCTAGCCTCGAAGCATGGCATGCGCTTGGCGCAAGATTTGCCGGCAATGAATACTGATATGAGTAGGTCGATGGCGTTTCATACTGCGGCGCAACAAGAGTGCAGTGCCTGTCATGCGCCGCATCAGTATCAGCAGATGTCTGCAACTGAAAGCTGTTTGAGTTGTCATGACGATGAGCATTCGAAAAGCTTTATCGCCTCACCGCATGCTAAGCAATCGGATATTGAGTTTAGTTGCGCCACCTGTCATATGCCGCATAAGCAAATCATGATTGACGGGCAGGCATTCAGCATGGTCGAGCATAATCAAAATGCCAATCTCAGACCAAATGAGAAGATGATTCGAGAGGTCTGCCTTGACTGTCATGGTTTAGGTTTTTCGATTGATGCATTAGCAGACCAGCTTTTAATTAATAACAATTTTAATGGCCAGCCTAGTAAGCATGTTCCATCAATAGATTGGGCGTTAGAAAGAGATTCACGATAA
- a CDS encoding NAD(P)/FAD-dependent oxidoreductase, whose amino-acid sequence MCAAIDQYSKNCDASVSALRVVIIGNGPVGMRVAAELLQQHSQIAITLIGDEPYAPYDRVRLSAMLAGDVRREAIYLQPLAPESSQQLFSVVARVHHIDADAKQLVDTEGQRYHYDKCFIATGSRAFVPTIPGNALDNVFTFRNLIDAERLYSKLMSVRSTVVVGGGLLGLEAAKGLHKYGNKVTIIQQGEFLMNRQLDAFAANKLQQSIQALGIDVLVNEGVRELVGDARVRAVKTRSGREIMADMVLFCTGITPNIDIAKRSGLHYGKGVQVNQFLQTSNPDIYAVGECCEYNGLTYGLVSPGFEQARVAVQHLSQHPARYAGSSLVARLKVVGTDVASFGEINYDAGRSRYREWIWRNADQSEYRKLVLHKHRLIGAVSLGPWPDFSKTQHSFQQGDRIMPWQLLRFKWTGSLWRQGQQSVQAWPDSAVLCQCHAVTKGEIAKRCAQAGTTVAELSASTMAGTGCGSCLPLLTEMVGAKREKEQAWRPQLVLSAIAALLATVYLLMPEAKTADSVLQISWYERIWNDHFVKQVTGFSLLGLTVLGMLMSLRKRIAVISLGHFSKWRVLHILLGVLCVVTLGLHTGFHLGENLNRWLMLNFIAVVFMGSLAGVLVAGSHWFAAGNARLFRRRSTWLHVLVAWPLPVLLIFHILSVYYF is encoded by the coding sequence ATGTGCGCAGCAATAGATCAATACAGCAAAAACTGTGATGCCTCAGTGTCAGCTCTAAGGGTGGTTATTATTGGTAACGGCCCAGTGGGGATGCGTGTAGCTGCAGAGCTGCTTCAGCAGCACAGTCAGATTGCCATTACCCTCATTGGCGATGAGCCTTATGCGCCCTATGATCGCGTTCGATTGTCGGCAATGCTCGCTGGCGATGTGCGGCGTGAGGCGATTTATCTTCAGCCTCTGGCGCCTGAGTCTTCGCAGCAGCTGTTTTCAGTAGTTGCCCGTGTGCATCATATTGATGCCGATGCAAAACAGCTTGTAGATACTGAGGGGCAGCGATATCACTATGATAAATGCTTTATCGCCACTGGCTCGCGTGCCTTTGTACCAACGATACCGGGTAATGCGCTAGACAATGTATTCACCTTTCGCAACTTAATCGACGCAGAGCGTTTGTACAGCAAGCTAATGAGTGTGCGTTCGACAGTGGTGGTTGGTGGCGGCCTGTTAGGTTTAGAGGCTGCCAAAGGACTGCATAAATATGGCAACAAGGTGACGATTATTCAGCAGGGCGAATTTTTAATGAATCGTCAGTTGGACGCCTTCGCCGCTAATAAATTACAGCAAAGTATTCAAGCTCTAGGAATAGATGTGTTAGTCAATGAGGGCGTTAGAGAGCTTGTGGGTGATGCGCGTGTGCGGGCGGTAAAAACCCGGTCCGGCCGCGAGATCATGGCTGATATGGTGCTGTTTTGTACGGGCATAACGCCTAATATTGATATTGCCAAGCGCTCTGGGCTTCACTATGGCAAAGGTGTGCAAGTTAACCAGTTTCTGCAAACCTCGAATCCTGATATCTATGCCGTAGGCGAGTGCTGCGAGTATAACGGTCTGACTTACGGTCTGGTCAGCCCCGGTTTTGAGCAGGCTAGGGTGGCGGTGCAGCATCTATCGCAGCACCCTGCGCGCTATGCCGGCAGTTCTCTAGTGGCGCGCTTAAAAGTGGTGGGTACTGATGTGGCTTCGTTTGGCGAGATTAATTATGACGCCGGCCGAAGCCGCTACCGCGAATGGATTTGGCGTAATGCTGACCAGTCTGAATATCGCAAGCTGGTACTCCATAAGCATAGATTGATTGGTGCGGTAAGTTTAGGGCCGTGGCCGGATTTTTCCAAAACACAACATAGCTTTCAGCAAGGTGATCGCATTATGCCTTGGCAGCTATTGCGTTTTAAGTGGACTGGCTCCCTATGGCGTCAGGGGCAGCAGTCGGTGCAAGCCTGGCCTGATAGTGCAGTGCTGTGCCAGTGTCATGCGGTGACAAAAGGCGAGATTGCGAAGCGCTGCGCGCAAGCGGGTACAACGGTTGCTGAGCTGTCGGCGTCGACCATGGCCGGAACCGGTTGTGGTTCTTGCTTACCGTTGTTAACAGAGATGGTGGGTGCGAAGCGAGAAAAAGAGCAGGCTTGGCGGCCGCAGCTGGTGTTGAGTGCTATAGCCGCATTGCTGGCGACAGTTTATCTGTTAATGCCTGAGGCGAAAACCGCAGATTCAGTGCTGCAAATTAGCTGGTACGAACGGATCTGGAATGATCATTTTGTTAAACAAGTAACAGGTTTCAGCTTGTTAGGGCTTACCGTGCTTGGCATGTTGATGTCATTGCGAAAGCGTATTGCAGTCATATCGTTAGGGCATTTTTCCAAATGGCGAGTGCTGCATATTTTACTTGGGGTGCTGTGTGTTGTAACGCTTGGCTTGCATACCGGCTTTCATCTTGGTGAAAACTTAAACCGCTGGCTTATGCTGAACTTTATCGCGGTAGTGTTTATGGGTTCGTTGGCCGGTGTGTTGGTCGCTGGCTCGCATTGGTTTGCTGCGGGAAATGCGCGACTGTTTCGGCGGCGAAGTACATGGCTGCATGTGCTAGTGGCTTGGCCACTGCCGGTGTTGTTGATCTTTCATATCCTCAGTGTGTATTACTTTTAG
- a CDS encoding PaaI family thioesterase, producing MIPEGFKPYRGDGTFNDVVQPLYIKKMPNGETQLGFEVQQNHCNFMGMVHGGCVMSFMDMALSAAVCEAMGKYTSSPTINISFDFMSAAKVGDWVFAAIASVKLTRTMGFVSGMLEGPEGPVVRASGVFKLPRELDAHPGMDPEEYYQWRSSQD from the coding sequence ATGATACCGGAAGGTTTTAAGCCATACCGAGGTGATGGCACATTTAATGACGTGGTACAGCCACTGTATATCAAAAAAATGCCTAATGGTGAGACGCAGCTTGGCTTTGAGGTGCAGCAAAATCATTGCAACTTTATGGGTATGGTGCATGGCGGCTGTGTGATGAGCTTTATGGATATGGCTTTGTCTGCTGCGGTATGTGAGGCAATGGGCAAATATACCAGTTCACCAACCATCAATATTAGCTTTGATTTTATGTCGGCAGCCAAAGTGGGTGACTGGGTTTTTGCTGCTATTGCCTCAGTTAAGTTGACGCGCACCATGGGTTTTGTGTCGGGTATGTTAGAGGGGCCTGAGGGTCCGGTTGTGCGGGCCAGCGGTGTGTTTAAGCTGCCACGAGAATTAGATGCACACCCTGGTATGGATCCTGAAGAGTATTATCAGTGGCGTAGCAGTCAAGATTGA
- a CDS encoding SIMPL domain-containing protein: protein MSNTANVTHLISIKAAALLGLSILIGLAVLGYQLSNAAISVKQFERSVSVKGLAEQEVQADIVLWPIQFVAADNDLQALYVELERQAQLVQQFLTANGLADNEITVTAPSINDRSAQQWGNEAQKFRYAASQTVTVYSQQVQLARQLQAKLSQLGKQGIVFNAGNYNAQTEYIYTHLNTIKPQMIERATRNARDVAEKFAKDSDSQLGKIKRASQGQFSITARDKNNPQIKKVRVVSTVEYYLSD from the coding sequence ATGAGCAATACAGCGAATGTGACTCACCTTATAAGCATAAAAGCGGCCGCACTTTTGGGACTATCGATATTGATTGGGCTTGCCGTGTTGGGTTACCAGCTGTCAAATGCCGCAATATCGGTAAAGCAATTTGAGCGTAGCGTTAGTGTGAAAGGTTTGGCTGAGCAGGAAGTGCAGGCGGATATTGTGCTTTGGCCGATTCAGTTTGTTGCCGCGGATAACGACCTGCAGGCACTCTATGTGGAATTAGAGCGTCAGGCGCAGCTGGTACAGCAGTTTTTAACAGCGAATGGTCTGGCCGACAATGAGATTACTGTCACGGCGCCGTCGATTAACGACCGTTCGGCGCAGCAATGGGGCAATGAAGCGCAAAAGTTTCGTTATGCCGCCAGTCAAACGGTTACCGTCTATTCACAGCAAGTGCAGCTGGCGCGTCAGCTGCAAGCAAAACTGTCGCAGCTCGGTAAGCAAGGCATTGTGTTTAATGCAGGCAACTATAATGCGCAAACCGAGTATATTTATACCCATTTAAATACCATCAAGCCGCAAATGATTGAGCGTGCAACTCGCAATGCGCGCGACGTGGCTGAAAAATTTGCGAAAGATTCAGATAGCCAGCTGGGTAAGATTAAGCGCGCGTCGCAGGGGCAGTTCAGTATTACTGCGCGTGATAAAAATAATCCGCAGATCAAAAAAGTGCGCGTCGTGTCAACGGTCGAGTATTACCTTTCCGATTAA
- a CDS encoding SIMPL domain-containing protein (The SIMPL domain is named for its presence in mouse protein SIMPL (signalling molecule that associates with mouse pelle-like kinase). Bacterial member BP26, from Brucella, was shown to assemble into a channel-like structure, while YggE from E. coli has been associated with resistance to oxidative stress.), with protein MKLCLHKLSVSLLFASCLSWSQTLLADDKSILVSGKAVEKAPVDTLNWQIRLNAEDRDADDCKAKIDRQAQSVIQALQTLYDEQHEYRRSTFSNYVSKGKNYCRQSLSLKTQQLALYDATSKILSGIGDINVNVASSSSKIAETEKLALVNALKVAQAKAAALAGHLNVKLGGVLEVSENINNYGYAHTRSVKQFAMAEDNAMEQLTLDPVTIRAELVYRVAIADQ; from the coding sequence ATGAAGCTATGCTTGCACAAGCTGAGTGTCAGTTTGCTTTTCGCTAGCTGCCTATCGTGGTCGCAGACTTTACTGGCTGACGATAAAAGTATTTTGGTCAGCGGCAAAGCGGTCGAGAAAGCGCCGGTAGATACCTTGAATTGGCAAATTCGCCTGAACGCTGAGGATCGTGATGCTGACGATTGTAAAGCAAAAATCGATCGTCAGGCACAGTCTGTGATTCAGGCGTTGCAGACCTTGTATGACGAGCAGCATGAGTATCGTCGTTCAACTTTCAGCAATTATGTCTCCAAGGGTAAGAATTATTGTCGCCAAAGTTTGAGCCTGAAAACTCAGCAGCTTGCTCTTTATGATGCGACCAGTAAGATACTTAGCGGTATTGGTGATATCAATGTTAATGTGGCGAGCAGCTCCTCTAAGATTGCCGAAACCGAAAAGCTGGCCTTGGTAAACGCGTTAAAAGTGGCGCAGGCCAAGGCTGCTGCACTTGCCGGCCATTTGAACGTCAAGTTAGGTGGCGTGCTCGAGGTCAGTGAGAATATCAATAATTATGGCTATGCACATACCCGCAGTGTTAAGCAGTTTGCTATGGCCGAAGATAATGCGATGGAGCAGCTTACCCTAGACCCTGTGACAATTCGTGCCGAGCTTGTTTATCGGGTAGCGATAGCGGATCAGTAG
- a CDS encoding nuclear transport factor 2 family protein produces MMIGAILLKTMIERTGSQPINSRDVSALLAHWSDDAVLVYPGNMPFSGEIRGKPMLTAFFEIYMQQFPTLNFTPRHTFIDNIYALGVSNQLATEIDVCYTNRFGVTFENTVMSSLQIKGGKLVYDKDYYYDVDALNAAWQGADLRKLEPFLN; encoded by the coding sequence ATGATGATAGGTGCAATACTGTTAAAAACCATGATCGAGCGGACCGGCAGTCAACCAATTAATAGCCGTGATGTGTCGGCGCTGTTGGCGCACTGGTCCGATGATGCGGTGCTAGTTTATCCTGGCAATATGCCGTTTAGTGGTGAAATTCGCGGTAAGCCGATGTTGACAGCATTTTTTGAGATTTATATGCAGCAGTTTCCAACCCTTAACTTTACCCCGCGGCATACTTTTATCGATAACATCTATGCTTTGGGCGTCAGCAATCAATTGGCAACCGAGATTGACGTTTGTTATACCAACCGCTTTGGTGTGACGTTCGAAAACACTGTGATGAGCTCATTACAGATCAAGGGTGGTAAATTGGTCTATGATAAAGACTATTATTATGATGTTGATGCGCTTAATGCGGCATGGCAGGGTGCAGACTTGCGCAAGCTTGAGCCATTTTTAAACTAA
- a CDS encoding PaaI family thioesterase, protein MSIGVDVAWTKMINPQLESLTDTALTLSHTPENLHLNHNGDVNAGVIFSMSEMVGMGLVVLLLGDLAAQALVVVKNVNIDFVARASGRLECVAQISEQEKQQMLDRASAGGTIEQAVAVEVRDADQQLVSSATVLAYVGQRKPT, encoded by the coding sequence ATGAGCATAGGTGTCGATGTTGCCTGGACCAAAATGATCAATCCGCAGTTAGAATCACTGACGGATACAGCATTAACCTTGAGTCACACCCCAGAGAATTTACACTTGAATCATAATGGCGATGTGAATGCGGGTGTGATTTTTTCGATGAGTGAAATGGTTGGCATGGGCTTGGTCGTGCTATTGTTGGGCGATTTGGCGGCACAGGCCTTGGTGGTGGTAAAAAACGTTAATATCGATTTTGTGGCTCGTGCCTCAGGGCGGTTAGAATGTGTGGCGCAGATATCCGAACAAGAAAAACAACAGATGCTTGATCGTGCCAGCGCCGGCGGAACTATTGAGCAAGCGGTTGCGGTTGAAGTGCGCGATGCTGATCAGCAGCTAGTCTCATCGGCAACGGTGTTAGCGTATGTGGGTCAAAGAAAGCCGACGTAA
- a CDS encoding DUF393 domain-containing protein, producing MKDTIYYDGACPVCRAEMQKLASCADASLELADIHSLDDSADLPSKATLLARLHVRTADGQWLQGVDANVRAWQHTPYAKAWRVLVWPVFKPFSWLGYEIWLKWRAWRG from the coding sequence ATGAAAGATACCATTTATTATGACGGCGCATGCCCAGTGTGCCGCGCAGAAATGCAAAAACTGGCCAGCTGTGCCGACGCTTCCTTGGAGCTTGCCGATATCCATAGCTTGGATGACTCTGCCGATCTTCCCTCAAAAGCAACGCTTTTGGCGCGTTTGCATGTGCGCACGGCAGATGGTCAATGGTTGCAAGGTGTGGATGCCAATGTGCGAGCTTGGCAGCATACCCCTTATGCCAAAGCCTGGCGGGTATTAGTATGGCCAGTGTTCAAACCCTTTAGTTGGCTTGGTTACGAGATCTGGCTGAAGTGGCGCGCTTGGCGTGGCTAG